The sequence below is a genomic window from Pecten maximus chromosome 14, xPecMax1.1, whole genome shotgun sequence.
ATGTCCATCGTGACTGCCATGTTGTGTTTTTGATGTCCATCGTGACTGCCATGTTGTGTTTTTGATGTCCATCGTGACTGCCATGTTGTGTTTTTGATGTCCATCGTGACTGCCATGTTGTGTTTTTGATGTCCATCGTGACTGCCATGTTGTGTTTTTGATGTCCACCGTGGATGCCATGTGTAGTTTTTGATGTCCACCATGGCTGTCATGTTGTGTTTTGATGtccgccgtggctgccatgttgTGTTTTTGATGTCCATCGTGACTGCCATGTTGTGTTTTTGATGTCCATCGTGACTGCCATGTTGTGTTTTTGATGTCCACAATGGCTGCCATGTTGTGTTTTTGATGTCCACCGTGGCTGCATTGTTGTGTTTTTGATGTCCACCGTGGCTGCGATGTTGTGTTTTGATGtccgccgtggctgccatgttgTGTTTTTGATGTCCATCGTGACTGCCATGTTGTGTTTTTGATGTCCACCGTGGCTGCATTGTTGTGTTTTTGATGTCCACCGTGGCTGCGATGTTGTGTTTTGATGtccgccgtggctgccatgttgTGTTTTTGATGTCCATCGTGACTGCCATGTTGTGTTTTTGATGTCCATCGTGACTGCCATGTTGTGTTTTTGATGTCCATCGTGACTGTCATGTGGTGTTTTTGACGTCCGCCGTGGATGCAATGTAGTGTTCTGATGTCCACCATGGCTGTCATGTAGTGTTCTGATATCCACCGTGGCTGTCATGTTGTGTTTTGATGTCCACAATGGCTGTCATGTTGTGTTTTGATGTCCACCGTGGCTGTCATGTTGTGTTTTTGATGTCCACAATGGCTGTCATGTTGTGTTTTGATGTCCGCCGTGGATGCAATGTAGTGTTTTGATGTCCACAATGGCTGTCATGTTGTGTTTTGGTGTCCGTCGTGGCTGCCATGTGGTGTTTTGGATGTCCACCATGGCTGTCATGTTGTGTTTTGATGtccgccgtggctgccatgttgTGTTTTGATGTCCATCGTGACTGTCATGTGGTGTTTTTGACGTCCGACGTGGATGCAATGTAGTGTTCTGATGTCCACCATGGCTGTCATGTTGTGTTTTTGATGTCCATCGTGACTGCCATGTTGTGTTTTTGATGTCCACAATGGCTGTCATGTTGTGTTTTTGATGTCCACCATGGCTGTCATGTTGTGTTTTGATGTCCACCATGGCTGTCATGTAGTGTTCTGGTGTCCACCATGGCTGTCATGTTGTGTTTTTGATGTCCACCATGGCTGTCATGTTGTGTTTTTGATGTCCACCATGGCTGTCATGTTGTGTTTTGATGTCCACCATGGCTGCAATGTAGTGTTCTGATGTCCACCATGGCTGTCATGTTGTGTTTTTG
It includes:
- the LOC117342577 gene encoding hornerin-like, which encodes MDIKNTTWQSRWTSKTQHGSHDGHQKHNMAATADIKTQHRSHGGHQKHNNAATVDIKNTTWQSRWTSKTQHGSHGGHQNTTSQPRWTSKTQQCSHGGHQKHNMAAIVDIKNTTWQSRWTSKTQHGSHDGHQKHNMAATADIKTQHDSHGGHQKLHMASTVDIKNTTWQSRWTSKTQHGSHDGHQKHNMAVTMDIKNTTWQSRWTSKTQHGSHDGHQKHYMAATADIKTQHDSHCGHQNTTLHPRRTSKTPHGSHGGHQKHNMAAIVDIKNTTWQSRWTSKTQHGSHDGHQKHNMAAIVDIKNTTLHPRRTSKTQHGSHGGRQNTTLHPRRTSKTPHGSHGGHQKHHMAVTVAIMLHDCAIMAF